A window of Juglans regia cultivar Chandler chromosome 7, Walnut 2.0, whole genome shotgun sequence contains these coding sequences:
- the LOC109003524 gene encoding protein REVEILLE 5 isoform X1: protein MVSVSPNPAQGFYFFDPATMDSPAGPNSLPPPTTTTTGAASASTASFPDDANKKVRKPYTITKSRESWTEQEHDKFLEALQLFDRDWKKIEAFVGSKTVIQIRSHAQKYFLKVQKSGASEHVPPPRPKRKAAHPYPQKAPKNGWDVSVSSQVTSPYQSSSAMLQPAYVYRPDSSSVPGNPITSSTLSTWSLNSAPVACVSQVTKDDAGLVEPPIANNCCYSSSNESTPRTWPRGEKVDQEDHGKPVRVMPDFAQVYQFIGSVFDPNTTGHLQRLKQMDQVNLETVLLLMKNLAVNLTSPVFEDYKRLLSLNDTDHEKAKFGISCNNLCSDQSHSAILSA, encoded by the exons ATGGTGTCTGTGAGCCCAAACCCTGCTCAGGGGTTTTACTTCTTCGATCCCGCTACTATGGACTCTCCTGCCGGTCCCAATTCTCTGCCGCCGccgaccaccaccaccaccggcGCTGCAAGTGCTTCTACGGCGTCGTTCCCGGATGATGCGAATAAGAAGGTCCGGAAACCCTATACGATTACCAAGTCAAGGGAGAGCTGGACGGAGCAGGAGCACGACAAGTTCCTCGAAGCTCTCCAACT ATTTGATCGGGACTGGAAGAAAATTGAAGCATTCGTAGGGTCTAAGACGGTTATCCAG ATTCGTAGTCATGCACAGAAGTATTTTCTGAAGGTTCAGAAGAGTGGAGCAAGTGAGCATGTGCCACCGCCTCGACCAAAGAGAAAGGCAGCTCATCCGTATCCACAGAAAGCCCCTAAAAATGGTTGGGATG TTTCAGTTTCATCCCAAGTTACTAGCCCATATCAATCTTCATCTGCTATGCTTCAACCTGCATATGTTTACAGGCCAGATTCATCATCAGTTCCTGGGAATCCAATAACCAGTTCAACTTTGTCTACATGGAGTCTTAACTCTGCGCCTGTAGCCTGTGTCTCACAAGTGACTAAAG ATGATGCGGGATTGGTTGAGCCACCCATTGCAAATAATTGCTGCTATAGTAGTAGTAATGAAAGCACTCCAAGGACTTGGCCGAGAGGGGAAAAGGTCGATCAAGAGGATCATGGAAAGCCAGTTAGAG TAATGCCAGATTTCGCTCAAGTTTACCAGTTCATTGGCAGTGTCTTTGATCCCAATACCACTGGTCACTTGCAGAGACTGAAGCAGATGGACCAAGTAAATCTGGAAACT GTATTGCTGTTGATGAAAAACCTCGCTGTCAATTTGACAAGTCCTGTGTTTGAGGATTAT AAAAGGCTGCTTTCATTGAACGATACCGACCACGAGAAGGCCAAATTTGGTATCTCCTGCAACAATCTCTGTTCCGATCAATCACATAGTGCCATTCTATCTGCTTAG
- the LOC109003524 gene encoding protein REVEILLE 5 isoform X2 — protein sequence MVSVSPNPAQGFYFFDPATMDSPAGPNSLPPPTTTTTGAASASTASFPDDANKKVRKPYTITKSRESWTEQEHDKFLEALQLFDRDWKKIEAFVGSKTVIQIRSHAQKYFLKVQKSGASEHVPPPRPKRKAAHPYPQKAPKNVSVSSQVTSPYQSSSAMLQPAYVYRPDSSSVPGNPITSSTLSTWSLNSAPVACVSQVTKDDAGLVEPPIANNCCYSSSNESTPRTWPRGEKVDQEDHGKPVRVMPDFAQVYQFIGSVFDPNTTGHLQRLKQMDQVNLETVLLLMKNLAVNLTSPVFEDYKRLLSLNDTDHEKAKFGISCNNLCSDQSHSAILSA from the exons ATGGTGTCTGTGAGCCCAAACCCTGCTCAGGGGTTTTACTTCTTCGATCCCGCTACTATGGACTCTCCTGCCGGTCCCAATTCTCTGCCGCCGccgaccaccaccaccaccggcGCTGCAAGTGCTTCTACGGCGTCGTTCCCGGATGATGCGAATAAGAAGGTCCGGAAACCCTATACGATTACCAAGTCAAGGGAGAGCTGGACGGAGCAGGAGCACGACAAGTTCCTCGAAGCTCTCCAACT ATTTGATCGGGACTGGAAGAAAATTGAAGCATTCGTAGGGTCTAAGACGGTTATCCAG ATTCGTAGTCATGCACAGAAGTATTTTCTGAAGGTTCAGAAGAGTGGAGCAAGTGAGCATGTGCCACCGCCTCGACCAAAGAGAAAGGCAGCTCATCCGTATCCACAGAAAGCCCCTAAAAATG TTTCAGTTTCATCCCAAGTTACTAGCCCATATCAATCTTCATCTGCTATGCTTCAACCTGCATATGTTTACAGGCCAGATTCATCATCAGTTCCTGGGAATCCAATAACCAGTTCAACTTTGTCTACATGGAGTCTTAACTCTGCGCCTGTAGCCTGTGTCTCACAAGTGACTAAAG ATGATGCGGGATTGGTTGAGCCACCCATTGCAAATAATTGCTGCTATAGTAGTAGTAATGAAAGCACTCCAAGGACTTGGCCGAGAGGGGAAAAGGTCGATCAAGAGGATCATGGAAAGCCAGTTAGAG TAATGCCAGATTTCGCTCAAGTTTACCAGTTCATTGGCAGTGTCTTTGATCCCAATACCACTGGTCACTTGCAGAGACTGAAGCAGATGGACCAAGTAAATCTGGAAACT GTATTGCTGTTGATGAAAAACCTCGCTGTCAATTTGACAAGTCCTGTGTTTGAGGATTAT AAAAGGCTGCTTTCATTGAACGATACCGACCACGAGAAGGCCAAATTTGGTATCTCCTGCAACAATCTCTGTTCCGATCAATCACATAGTGCCATTCTATCTGCTTAG